From the Candidatus Aminicenantes bacterium genome, the window CCTGGGCTTCTCTCGCCCGAAAGGGCCTTATAAAGGCTCTCCCGGGACAGACCGGCATCCCGCGCCACTTGGGACATTCCTTTAGCCCGAGCGATTTCGCCCAGAGCCTTGGCAATGAAAGCGGCGTCGCCATCCGCCTCCTCGATGCAGGCTTCGAGATAAGCAGCCATTTCCTCAGGGGTACGAAGGTGTTCGGTCACATCATATTTGGTCGTAATGGTTTTTGCGAAGATCTCAGCTTAGCGAATCTCCCGCGCAGTTGGATTGTAGCCAGTAGGCTACACGTTGTCAAGCGCTTGTACTGGACGACGACGCGACACGGCTCTGCGGCCCTCCGTCGGAGAAGGATGAGCCGGAAATCACTCGTCGCCGTCAGCGTTCGACGATCCGATATTGATGATAGGCGACGCCCCGGTCGCGGTCGAGAAGGTAGAGCCGGTCGCCGAAGATCCAAATCCCGTCGACGAATTGCGAGACGGGGAGGCTTCCCAAGAGAGCGCCCTCGCCGTTGAAGACGTCCAATTGATACATGTCGGTGGTTCGAAGGTCCGTGTTCCCTTCCACTTTTCGAGTCGAGCCCGACTGATTCCCGGACATGGATATGCGGATGACTTCTTCGGGCTTGATCTGCCGTCGATAGGTGACCACCCAGATGCGGCCGGCCGCATCGACCGCAACTCCGTTGGAGCAGCGGTTCATATTAGGTCCTCGATAGGTGGAGGAGCGAGCCGTCCTCTTGAACTCCCCCTTTTCGATCACTTTGGTGTCGAAGTTCAGCGGCCGGTCCGCGCTCCAAATAATTTGACCTGCTGGCGTATATTTCTCAATCCGATTCTGATAGCTGAAGGAAGCCACGGGACCGCCATCCCGCCCGACCGCAAAATAAACGGAATTGCCGACTTGATTTGTGACCGGCTCTCCGAAATCGACCGGCTGTCCGAACTCGGCCCGGACCGCCTCCTGATCATCGAATACTTTGAGCAGAATCTTGGGCGAAAGCGGCTCCGGGTATGAGGAAAGCGGCTCTGCGGCCAGGAAGGCGCCGTCCTTCATTAGCCCCAGGCCGGAGATGGGGGTCTTGACGAACTTGATTGTCCGTACTTCCTTGCCATCGGTCGTCAGGACCGTCAGCCGACGCTGCCTGTCGTCGAAAGCGAACAGATGGTCGTCCGCATCGACGGCCAGCGAACTGACCGAGCCGAACTCGCCCGGCCCCTGCCCTTTGCGGCCCAGAGAGGCCAAGAACATTCCCGCCGGAGAGAACTTCTGGATCCGACCGTTCGAGCTGTCCGCAATGTAGATGTTGCCCCGACTGTCTTCAGCCAGGTCTTTGGGCATGTTGAAGGCAAGATTCTCAGCATCGGTATCGACATCCCCAATGACGCGGATCGGATCGAGGCGGACCTTGGGCGTCGACCCCCATTTGCCCGGCTGGACGTTATGGATGATTCGGATGCCGTCCTTGGTTTCGATCTTCTGCGGAAAAGAGACAGAGGGCGTCATAAGCAGGACAAGAACGGCAAGGATTCCGGCCATCGCGACGGTTCGATTTTTCATGTTCATCCCCCCCGGCCGCGGACGGCCACGGAAAATTTGCGCCTTTCCGGGAACAGCGCCCATCGCCAAATATTACGCTGGTCTCGATGCTTCCGTTTATTCTACTAAAAAATATTGATTCCCCAAACGGTCAACGCGTCACCTTGATCGAAGCGGAGGCGATCTTCGTCGGATCGCTCTCGGAGACGGCCCGAATCGTCACGGTCGCCGTTTTGGCGGCGCCTTCGCCGGCCGCGACGCCGGCCGTGAGGCGCTTGGACGCCCCGAAATCGACAGCCGCCAAAGCGTTGAGAAGCTCCACCGTCCAACCCTCCCCCTCCACCGACGCGGAAAGCCGATAGAGGTCGGCTCCGAGATAGGCGCGTGCGTCCATGGGATGAAGGGCGGGGTCGGTTCCGGCGGCCGCACCCACGTTGATCAGGTCGAAGTCGAAGGAGGCTTCGACCCCCTTAACGGCCACAGCCTTGGGTGTCGTCAGGGCGACGCCGCGCTTCTGCGGGCCCGCGCCATCCAAGGACCGGACGGCCAGGGTATAGACGAGAAGCCCGTCCTTGTCCCGACGCAGATCCACAACAAAGAAATGCAGCCGGTTCGGCTCATCGATCCACTCGCAGGCGCTGCCCGAGCCGAGGCCGGCGTGGAACAGGGCGTCGTTGAGCTGGCGGTAGTCGGCGACCGTCCGCATCACCTTTTGCCCATTCGGCTTGATGTAGTCGACCTTGTTGATGTCCTCGGGGTGGGCGTCGATGACCCAGATGTAGCTGTTAAAACCGTTGGGCCCGCCGTTTCCGCCGCGCAGGCCGTCCTTGTTCTTGGCGATCAGGACGCCGTTGTCAGGAGTGAACGAGTCGTATCCGATCCGCTGCACAACCTCCATCGTGTAATAAGCGTAGTTCGGCGTCCCTGGAGAAAGAGGGTTCAAAGCCGAGTCGTCGGCGGGAGTGCGGTCGACCGGCAGCGCGCCGTCCATCCGGACCATGATCCCGGTGAACGTCCCGGGAAGCGGCTCCACCGCGCGGGCCGTGACCTCGGCGACGGCCAGGCCGGATTTGGCCAAGCCTTCGCGGCTCAAGCGCAGGAAAGCGTCCTCGGTGATGAACTTGTTCTCGAGGCGGTTGCGGACCATGAGTCCCGCCGGCATGGCTGCGCCCTGGATGGGCGGCACCACCCAGCGGCGGTGCGGGCCGCCCGGCCCGTTGAAGCTGCCCCGGTCCATCATGTCCCAGGGCCCCGCCGCGACGCGCCGGTAGGGTTTCACGTAGGGATTGTTGTTGAGATCGGGCAGGTTGAAGGCGAAATGCCCCAGCTCGTGGGTGATGGTGCCGGAGTTCTCGCCCTGCCGCATCGAGGACAGTCCCCACTGCCGCGATCCGGCCAGCCAGCTCGTCCACTCGACATAGCGGGTGGAAATCCAACGGGGCATCGCGGGGTTGGGATTGCCCCACTCGGGCGGGATGTCCTCTTTGGAATTGAACTTCATCTCGCCGAATTCCTGCCAGACGCCCGTCTCGTCGTAGCCGGCGTACATGCGCAGGACGGCGTCGTAATCCTTGCGGAGGTCCCGGCCGACTGCGGCCGTCCAGATCTCGTCGCAGTCGCGCTCCATGCGTCCCTCGGGCTTGCTGCCGTCGGGGGTCGAGGCGTTCTGATTGAACTCGTTCAGTCCGTAATGCCAGATCGGTTTGGGCATGCGGTAGGGACCGAAGGCCTCGACCTCGGTGATGCCGAACTGGCCGCGCGACTGCTCCATCCAGTAGCCGTTGATCGTCTGGCCGTGGTTGGCCTCGCCGGGCTTGACGAAGAAGTCGGCATAGAAGCGGGCCACGTCCGCGCGGGCGATGGGGTCGAGCTGGGGGTTGCCGAACGGGTCCGAGCCCTTGGGCAGGGTGATGACGAAAGGCTGGTCGGGAAAGTCGATGGCCACGACGGCCAGCTTGAACCCGCGCCCGGGCTTGAGCGAAGGGTCGGCCCATTCCCGGCCGGGGATGGGGCGATAGTCGGCCCAGGTCATGTCGTCCTGGTCCTGGACGCGCTGCGGGTCGATGGGCGGGCGGAGGCGGCCTTGCGACGCCGGCGGATCACCGGGCAGCGCGGCGAACAACAACAGAGCCGGGACGACGAGAGAGGCGAATAAAGCGGCTTTTCTTGGCATGATCCGGTCGCTCCTCGAGCGATGTCCGGATTCTATACCGAATTCGGGCGTCATGGCCAGACGCCTGTAGCCGGCGCTATTTTCTGAATTCTTTAGCCGGCATCCCCGGTAAAAGCAGGAAGATATCCTTGTAGTACTTACGGACCTGGTCGATCTTGCCGGGCGCATCGCTCTCCAGGCGGATGGGCAGATGCATCAGGGCGATATGATCCGGCGCAAGCTCCTCCTGCAGGAACTTCGCCGCGTTCGGCTCGAGGGGGAACCAGAAATGGACCAAGGCCAGGTCAACCGGCTTGCTCCCCAGCCCGAAGGCCCGGATGGCCTCGATTTTCTCCGGCGAGTCCCCCTCATGAAAGATGCGCCAGCCGCCAAGATCGATAAATAACACGAGATTCATCGGCGCTTCCCGGTCGCCGCTGTGCAAGGTGCGTAAGGCTTTGACGGGAATCCCGCCGATATCCCTGGATGTTTTCTCCCCGACCTTGAGGTCGAGCGAGACGACGCGAGACTCGATCTTTGCCCACTCCGCGGCCTTCCTCAGCTCGGCCACGGCATCCGCGGGCGCCACGCACACGGTTTTCGCGGAGGCAACCATGAACTTAGCGGCCAAAGGGGCCTCGAAATGGTCGGGGTGGTTGTGTGTGACGAGCAGCAAGTCCACGCCGTCAAAAGGCGCCTCTCCCTTCATCATCTTGGCGAGGATGTCGGGAGCGGGCGCCCGGTAATCCGGATGGGGTTTGTCGAGGACGGCGTCGATCAGGACCTTGGTCCCGCCGCAGGACAACAGAACGCCCTCGTTGGCGAGATAAGTCAGCTGGAGCGGAGCCGCCAGCCTTGAGCCGCTGCAAGAACCGGCCGGATTTCCGGCGGCCATCGCGGCGAGCCCGAGGATAACCACGCAACGGCACGCCTGTATGATCCATCGTTTCATGATAGTCTCCTCATGCTTTAACCGCCGCTCTTGATCAGAGCCTCGGAAACTCCTTGACGGTTCTCTCATCGTGGATTTGGCCGGTATGGGTCGTGCCGAGAGGTTCGATCACCAAGACATGCACTTCTTCACGAGGGTCGGTTTTCGG encodes:
- a CDS encoding putative addiction module antidote protein, which produces MTTKYDVTEHLRTPEEMAAYLEACIEEADGDAAFIAKALGEIARAKGMSQVARDAGLSRESLYKALSGERSPGFDTILKVIKALGLKLHAESMLPARTSRAAR
- a CDS encoding 6-bladed beta-propeller, whose translation is MKNRTVAMAGILAVLVLLMTPSVSFPQKIETKDGIRIIHNVQPGKWGSTPKVRLDPIRVIGDVDTDAENLAFNMPKDLAEDSRGNIYIADSSNGRIQKFSPAGMFLASLGRKGQGPGEFGSVSSLAVDADDHLFAFDDRQRRLTVLTTDGKEVRTIKFVKTPISGLGLMKDGAFLAAEPLSSYPEPLSPKILLKVFDDQEAVRAEFGQPVDFGEPVTNQVGNSVYFAVGRDGGPVASFSYQNRIEKYTPAGQIIWSADRPLNFDTKVIEKGEFKRTARSSTYRGPNMNRCSNGVAVDAAGRIWVVTYRRQIKPEEVIRISMSGNQSGSTRKVEGNTDLRTTDMYQLDVFNGEGALLGSLPVSQFVDGIWIFGDRLYLLDRDRGVAYHQYRIVER
- a CDS encoding peptidase M6 produces the protein MPRKAALFASLVVPALLLFAALPGDPPASQGRLRPPIDPQRVQDQDDMTWADYRPIPGREWADPSLKPGRGFKLAVVAIDFPDQPFVITLPKGSDPFGNPQLDPIARADVARFYADFFVKPGEANHGQTINGYWMEQSRGQFGITEVEAFGPYRMPKPIWHYGLNEFNQNASTPDGSKPEGRMERDCDEIWTAAVGRDLRKDYDAVLRMYAGYDETGVWQEFGEMKFNSKEDIPPEWGNPNPAMPRWISTRYVEWTSWLAGSRQWGLSSMRQGENSGTITHELGHFAFNLPDLNNNPYVKPYRRVAAGPWDMMDRGSFNGPGGPHRRWVVPPIQGAAMPAGLMVRNRLENKFITEDAFLRLSREGLAKSGLAVAEVTARAVEPLPGTFTGIMVRMDGALPVDRTPADDSALNPLSPGTPNYAYYTMEVVQRIGYDSFTPDNGVLIAKNKDGLRGGNGGPNGFNSYIWVIDAHPEDINKVDYIKPNGQKVMRTVADYRQLNDALFHAGLGSGSACEWIDEPNRLHFFVVDLRRDKDGLLVYTLAVRSLDGAGPQKRGVALTTPKAVAVKGVEASFDFDLINVGAAAGTDPALHPMDARAYLGADLYRLSASVEGEGWTVELLNALAAVDFGASKRLTAGVAAGEGAAKTATVTIRAVSESDPTKIASASIKVTR
- a CDS encoding MBL fold metallo-hydrolase gives rise to the protein MKRWIIQACRCVVILGLAAMAAGNPAGSCSGSRLAAPLQLTYLANEGVLLSCGGTKVLIDAVLDKPHPDYRAPAPDILAKMMKGEAPFDGVDLLLVTHNHPDHFEAPLAAKFMVASAKTVCVAPADAVAELRKAAEWAKIESRVVSLDLKVGEKTSRDIGGIPVKALRTLHSGDREAPMNLVLFIDLGGWRIFHEGDSPEKIEAIRAFGLGSKPVDLALVHFWFPLEPNAAKFLQEELAPDHIALMHLPIRLESDAPGKIDQVRKYYKDIFLLLPGMPAKEFRK